A single window of Luteipulveratus halotolerans DNA harbors:
- a CDS encoding ATP-binding protein: protein MEREKFKVDLRGIVDILGHHLYSSEQVYLRELVQNASDAINARTRLDPQFSGGAVHITSATDDQPMTVRDNGVGLTQPQVHELMATVGGSSKRNDVTATREKFLGQFGIGILSAFLVADHIEVRTRSALTADAQTVAFSGHADGTYAVSVAEEPLEAPGTEVRIHPRPPDRHWCEKDAVPDIVARTAGLMRLNVHVDGVLLSGQPRPWEMTIEDQIAWCRREFGFDAMGIVPLQAKSQDVIGVCFVLPYTAAPGHRTGDRIYSRGLLVADSETQLLPGWAFFCRAVLDAGSLPLTASREQLQESLTLHAVRDHLGYEILRELVLVHDRAPAVYGDILRLHSSGMKALAATSTDMRDLVRSTMHYPTSQGPRTLDELVTAGGEIAYVDDTERYQAMRDIAFHSDILVVCADDPYDPDLLTRVSQDSDRATFRRVDDEAIFAFTTPADGEDRARADELAERAQTLLANGLSVHVQSFGPSERLALWWPTAAGPHTAEVVLNASNPLIRALLEHSLAPSLEQHAIHAAHLIGMLQGANPLTLSQSTQLARSVQALATHPALSASAQDQGVREPGSAVDEARTGTGRGPRE, encoded by the coding sequence GTGGAGCGAGAGAAGTTCAAGGTCGACCTGCGCGGCATCGTCGACATCCTGGGTCATCACCTGTACAGCAGTGAGCAGGTGTATTTGCGTGAGCTGGTCCAGAACGCGTCTGACGCCATCAACGCGCGCACGCGCCTGGACCCGCAGTTCAGCGGCGGCGCTGTGCACATCACTAGTGCGACTGATGACCAGCCGATGACGGTGCGCGACAACGGTGTTGGACTGACGCAGCCGCAGGTGCACGAGCTGATGGCCACGGTCGGCGGCTCGTCCAAACGCAACGACGTCACCGCCACCCGCGAGAAGTTCCTCGGGCAGTTCGGCATCGGCATCCTGTCGGCGTTCCTAGTCGCCGACCACATCGAGGTGCGCACCCGCAGCGCGCTCACCGCTGACGCGCAGACCGTCGCCTTCTCCGGGCACGCCGACGGCACGTACGCCGTCTCGGTGGCCGAGGAGCCGCTGGAGGCTCCCGGCACCGAGGTCCGCATCCACCCCAGGCCACCGGACCGGCACTGGTGCGAGAAGGACGCCGTCCCCGACATCGTCGCCCGCACCGCCGGCCTGATGCGCCTAAACGTCCATGTCGACGGCGTGCTGCTGTCCGGGCAGCCCCGGCCGTGGGAGATGACCATCGAGGACCAGATCGCTTGGTGCCGCCGGGAGTTCGGCTTCGATGCGATGGGCATCGTCCCCCTGCAGGCCAAGTCGCAGGATGTCATTGGCGTCTGCTTCGTCCTGCCCTACACCGCCGCGCCCGGGCACCGCACCGGCGACCGCATCTACTCACGCGGGCTGCTGGTCGCCGACTCCGAGACCCAACTGCTGCCCGGCTGGGCTTTCTTCTGCCGGGCCGTCCTCGATGCGGGAAGCCTGCCGCTGACCGCATCGCGCGAACAGCTGCAAGAGTCGCTGACACTGCACGCGGTCCGTGACCATCTCGGCTACGAGATCCTGCGCGAGCTGGTCCTGGTTCACGACCGGGCCCCCGCGGTGTACGGCGACATCCTGCGCCTGCACTCCTCGGGGATGAAGGCCCTGGCGGCCACCAGCACCGACATGCGCGACCTCGTCCGCTCCACGATGCACTACCCCACCAGCCAAGGTCCGCGCACGCTCGACGAGCTCGTCACGGCAGGCGGCGAGATCGCCTACGTGGACGACACCGAGCGCTACCAGGCGATGCGTGACATCGCGTTCCACTCCGACATCCTCGTCGTCTGCGCAGACGACCCCTACGACCCAGATCTGCTGACACGCGTCAGCCAGGACAGCGACCGGGCCACCTTCCGCCGCGTGGACGACGAGGCGATCTTCGCGTTCACCACGCCCGCCGACGGCGAGGACCGCGCCCGTGCCGACGAGCTCGCTGAGCGCGCGCAGACACTCCTGGCGAACGGGCTCTCTGTGCATGTGCAGAGCTTCGGCCCTTCTGAGCGGCTGGCGCTGTGGTGGCCGACCGCAGCCGGCCCTCACACCGCCGAGGTCGTCCTCAACGCCAGCAATCCCCTCATCAGGGCACTCCTGGAGCACTCCCTGGCGCCTTCCCTGGAACAGCACGCCATCCACGCTGCGCACCTGATCGGAATGCTGCAGGGCGCGAACCCACTCACCCTGAGCCAGTCCACACAGCTGGCGCGCTCGGTGCAGGCACTCGCAACCCACCCGGCCCTGTCTGCCAGTGCGCAGGACCAGGGCGTCCGCGAGCCGGGCAGCGCCGTCGACGAGGCCCGGACGGGGACCGGACGGGGACCGCGTGAGTAG
- a CDS encoding globin family protein produces MWIWLLAALVALIVTAVLIARLTSRPRPARHAARAKDRRAGLASGSVRPLYPDLPDTHQLTAAPVVADLGSDVPLYEWLRYSAGDNAWSEVVADFYTRTAADPDVADYFRDTDLEVLQRHFLAALMLVTKQGLTVGVVRKMQDRHGGVINSHGEPINDQTWDTVVGALVAVLQDRQVPARSIHDLAVTIEPLNAAIATGPAASS; encoded by the coding sequence ATGTGGATTTGGCTGCTTGCAGCACTCGTCGCGCTCATCGTGACCGCCGTGCTCATCGCCAGGCTAACCTCCCGACCACGACCGGCACGGCACGCGGCGCGCGCGAAGGACCGGCGAGCCGGTCTCGCATCCGGCAGCGTCCGCCCGCTCTACCCCGACCTGCCGGACACCCACCAGCTCACTGCCGCCCCGGTCGTCGCCGACCTCGGCTCCGACGTGCCGCTGTACGAGTGGCTGCGCTACAGCGCCGGCGACAACGCCTGGTCGGAAGTGGTCGCCGACTTCTACACCCGGACCGCAGCCGACCCCGATGTGGCCGACTACTTCCGCGACACTGATCTGGAGGTCCTGCAACGCCACTTCCTGGCCGCCCTGATGCTGGTCACCAAACAAGGCCTCACCGTCGGCGTGGTGCGCAAGATGCAAGACAGACACGGTGGCGTGATCAACAGCCACGGCGAGCCCATCAACGACCAGACCTGGGACACGGTCGTCGGAGCCCTCGTCGCTGTACTGCAGGACCGCCAGGTGCCGGCGAGGTCGATCCATGACCTTGCGGTGACCATTGAGCCGCTCAACGCGGCCATCGCCACCGGGCCGGCTGCCTCAAGCTGA
- a CDS encoding TetR/AcrR family transcriptional regulator has product MTRDVGDRDATSSAIKDAGRRLLRTRGETGVGMRAIAREVGMPVSSLYRFYADRSELVTDLRTEAYENLVAGLADARDASQGPAAVDRWCAMAHALRAWRTANPDEFALLYSPAGSECGARAPQVHQQRMSPAALFADTVSEAVATGELMPRAGINCVHEGTQTWRDRRGVPVTPAVVHLVMSGWSAMIGYLCLEPARSALTADPDQQFTEFLRVVTTGMGFGERKRPPA; this is encoded by the coding sequence GTGACCCGCGACGTCGGTGACCGCGACGCCACCAGCTCGGCGATCAAGGACGCCGGGCGCCGGCTGCTGCGCACGCGCGGCGAGACGGGAGTCGGCATGCGCGCCATCGCGCGCGAGGTCGGTATGCCGGTATCCAGCCTCTACCGGTTCTACGCGGACCGCTCAGAGCTGGTGACCGACCTGCGAACGGAGGCGTACGAGAACCTCGTCGCCGGTCTCGCCGATGCGCGCGACGCCAGCCAAGGCCCCGCGGCCGTCGACCGCTGGTGTGCCATGGCACACGCGCTTCGTGCGTGGCGGACCGCCAACCCCGACGAGTTCGCCCTGCTGTACTCGCCGGCAGGCAGCGAATGCGGCGCGCGGGCACCCCAGGTCCACCAACAGCGCATGAGCCCAGCCGCGTTGTTCGCCGACACCGTGTCGGAGGCAGTCGCCACCGGCGAGCTCATGCCGCGCGCCGGGATCAACTGCGTGCACGAGGGTACGCAGACCTGGCGTGACCGCCGCGGCGTACCGGTCACGCCGGCCGTGGTCCACCTGGTCATGAGCGGCTGGTCGGCCATGATCGGGTACCTGTGCCTGGAGCCCGCCCGCTCCGCGCTGACCGCGGACCCAGACCAGCAGTTCACGGAGTTCCTCCGAGTCGTCACGACAGGGATGGGGTTCGGCGAACGCAAACGCCCGCCTGCATGA
- a CDS encoding GTP-binding protein: MSSRLPSVVGLVAQERVAFVGPFGVGKTTAVRTISDVTVADTDVRRSASTDAEPADAAKRTTTVGIDYGEWHPVGRPRVAVYGTPGQLRFDMVRANAMSAGATLVLWLFGDRLDALDEAELWLRHLHTIDARAYERLSVAVTRLGAPGPGLDLADFRARLGAHASGVPVLAADPRARHDVERVVRAALDRATTPRTEQ, translated from the coding sequence GTGAGTAGCCGCCTGCCCTCCGTCGTGGGCCTGGTCGCCCAGGAGCGGGTCGCGTTCGTGGGCCCGTTCGGCGTCGGCAAGACCACGGCGGTGCGGACGATCTCCGACGTCACGGTGGCTGACACCGATGTACGCCGCTCAGCCTCTACCGACGCAGAGCCGGCGGATGCCGCCAAGAGGACCACCACTGTCGGCATCGACTACGGCGAGTGGCACCCGGTGGGCCGCCCGCGCGTGGCGGTGTACGGGACGCCCGGCCAGCTGCGCTTCGACATGGTCCGCGCCAACGCCATGAGTGCGGGAGCGACGCTGGTTCTGTGGCTGTTCGGTGACCGCCTGGACGCACTCGATGAGGCCGAGCTCTGGCTACGCCACTTGCACACGATCGACGCCCGCGCTTACGAGCGCCTCAGCGTGGCGGTCACCAGGCTGGGCGCACCTGGCCCCGGGCTCGACCTGGCTGACTTCCGAGCCCGGCTCGGGGCCCATGCCTCCGGCGTCCCAGTCCTGGCCGCGGACCCTCGAGCCCGGCACGACGTGGAGCGCGTGGTCCGCGCAGCCCTCGACCGCGCCACGACCCCTAGAACGGAGCAATGA
- a CDS encoding roadblock/LC7 domain-containing protein has product MAWWKRADGEQDESLDLPGDAQRPDREQARPAPEPAQDMFFDPGLPQGPPRPLPTRPRTYNLPRRTAVPLTGAHTAEGAQDWPDHGSAGATGSTQAAPPEAAPHSRKDDPRMADYNDTINSAMQVDGALGAALVDSASGMAMATAGNPPNLDLAVAAAGNSNVVKAKARTMQDLGLEESIEDILITLDSQYHIIRMFRKEPGIFLYLVLDKDRANLAMARFRLSKAEQDLTI; this is encoded by the coding sequence ATGGCGTGGTGGAAGCGGGCCGACGGCGAGCAGGACGAGTCCCTCGACCTGCCCGGCGATGCCCAGCGCCCCGACCGCGAGCAGGCGCGACCGGCCCCAGAGCCGGCCCAGGACATGTTCTTCGATCCGGGCCTCCCGCAGGGCCCGCCGCGGCCGCTGCCGACGCGGCCGCGGACCTACAACCTGCCGCGGCGGACCGCAGTGCCCCTCACCGGCGCACACACCGCCGAAGGCGCGCAGGACTGGCCGGACCACGGCTCTGCCGGAGCCACCGGCTCAACCCAGGCTGCCCCACCGGAGGCCGCACCACACTCACGGAAAGACGATCCACGCATGGCTGACTACAACGACACGATCAACAGCGCGATGCAGGTTGACGGTGCCCTCGGTGCCGCCCTGGTCGACAGCGCCAGCGGCATGGCCATGGCGACCGCCGGTAACCCGCCGAACCTCGACCTGGCCGTGGCCGCAGCAGGCAACAGCAACGTGGTGAAGGCCAAGGCCCGCACGATGCAGGACCTGGGCCTGGAGGAGAGCATCGAGGACATCCTGATCACGCTCGACAGCCAGTACCACATCATCCGCATGTTCCGGAAGGAGCCGGGGATCTTCCTCTACCTGGTCCTGGACAAGGACCGAGCCAACCTGGCGATGGCGCGGTTCCGGCTGTCCAAGGCTGAGCAGGACCTCACCATCTGA
- a CDS encoding polysaccharide deacetylase family protein — protein MRRGGPLAAGLLIALAVSTSAAASTSSPPHQPAAAASQTRTEPGSRGLVALTFDDGPTPAYTARVLDLLHKHGVKATFFLQGSHVAAYPDLVRRIKAEGHTIGNHGYTHPDFTTLSDEEADREITSTNTAIAAVTGSTPVLFRYPYGNESAGGNEVIRREGMWGGVLWHWTNSLPGDFECPGATAVARYVRSNAVDQGLILLHDGNDVTDCGLGQLRYLDIVIPQLKHDGFSFGVVDIAFAPSPVNQQSWVQVVRP, from the coding sequence GTGCGCCGTGGTGGGCCGCTGGCGGCCGGTCTGCTGATCGCGCTGGCGGTCTCCACCTCGGCTGCGGCCAGCACGTCGTCACCGCCGCATCAGCCTGCTGCGGCGGCGTCCCAGACCCGGACAGAGCCCGGGTCGCGCGGCTTAGTCGCGCTGACGTTCGACGACGGCCCCACACCGGCGTACACCGCGCGTGTGCTGGACCTGCTACACAAGCACGGCGTCAAGGCGACCTTCTTCTTGCAAGGCTCGCACGTGGCGGCCTACCCGGACCTGGTGCGGCGGATCAAGGCCGAGGGCCACACCATTGGCAACCACGGCTACACCCATCCCGACTTCACGACACTGTCGGACGAGGAGGCCGACCGTGAGATCACCAGCACGAACACGGCCATCGCCGCGGTGACCGGGTCGACGCCAGTGCTGTTCCGGTACCCGTACGGCAACGAGAGCGCCGGCGGCAACGAGGTCATCCGGCGCGAGGGGATGTGGGGCGGGGTGCTGTGGCACTGGACCAACTCACTGCCGGGCGACTTCGAGTGCCCCGGGGCAACCGCGGTGGCCAGGTACGTCCGGTCCAACGCGGTCGATCAAGGCCTGATCCTGCTGCATGACGGCAACGACGTCACAGACTGTGGGCTCGGGCAGCTGCGCTACCTGGACATCGTGATCCCGCAGCTGAAGCACGACGGCTTCTCCTTCGGGGTTGTCGACATCGCATTCGCGCCGAGCCCGGTCAACCAGCAGTCCTGGGTCCAGGTCGTCCGGCCGTGA
- a CDS encoding roadblock/LC7 domain-containing protein, giving the protein MASTQASSGPTVGSRIESDEGVKGVEAYLARDWDIWSRSLGMAVQPVLAQLADELPALRAALFCTADGLNLCTLGVAEGDVGRLAALTSSMFSVGAAHRQAMTAGGAEGTTVNISTGADHTVLLAVELKGVGHFVLGAYAEDIQLGLLLVKARGVAERIIQKLVIGTG; this is encoded by the coding sequence ATGGCCAGCACGCAGGCCAGCAGCGGCCCCACCGTCGGCTCGCGCATCGAGAGCGACGAAGGCGTCAAAGGCGTTGAGGCCTATCTCGCCCGCGACTGGGACATCTGGTCTCGCAGCCTAGGGATGGCGGTCCAGCCGGTCCTGGCCCAGCTCGCCGACGAGCTGCCCGCGCTGCGCGCCGCGCTCTTCTGCACCGCCGACGGGCTCAACCTATGCACGTTGGGCGTCGCGGAGGGCGACGTCGGGCGTCTGGCGGCGCTGACCAGCTCCATGTTCAGCGTCGGGGCGGCACATCGCCAGGCGATGACTGCAGGCGGGGCCGAGGGCACCACGGTGAACATCTCCACGGGGGCTGACCACACCGTGCTGCTAGCCGTGGAACTGAAGGGTGTGGGCCACTTCGTACTCGGCGCGTACGCCGAGGACATCCAGCTCGGGCTGCTGCTGGTCAAGGCCCGAGGCGTGGCCGAGCGAATCATCCAGAAGCTCGTGATCGGCACCGGGTGA